From ANME-2 cluster archaeon, a single genomic window includes:
- the purB gene encoding adenylosuccinate lyase, whose amino-acid sequence MAIHPIEFRYGTAEMKQVWSEESKLRKLLQAEAALAKAEADVGMIPKDAALEILAAKENVKLERVNEIEDEIHHDMMAVVLALSEQCNDEGKWVHFGATSNDMLDTQLALQIRDSIQLLRSKTIAVRDALVNRADEHKHTVCVGRTHGQIGVPTTYGLRFAVWASEMDRHLTRLDELTPRATVGQMTGAVGTQAAFGKDGIEIQRRTMEYLGLGSVEVSTQIIQRDRHAEFVMWMANTVTTLDKICVELRTLQRSEIAEVEESFGKKQVGSSTMPHKRNPIKSEQVCGLARIVRAMVEPELLNNTLWDERDLTNSSSERIIFPETCVLTDHILKLAEGIITNLRFYPENIRRNLNLMKGLNMGEAVMIELAKRGVGRQEAHEIVRSSAMEAHESGKHMKDVLVSKPEVTEYISADEIEGIMDPEGYIGTAVEQVEAVVGRLRKKD is encoded by the coding sequence ATGGCAATACATCCGATTGAATTCCGCTACGGTACTGCTGAGATGAAGCAGGTATGGAGTGAAGAGTCTAAACTGAGGAAATTGCTCCAGGCAGAGGCAGCCCTCGCAAAGGCCGAAGCCGATGTGGGTATGATCCCCAAAGACGCGGCCCTGGAGATTTTGGCAGCGAAGGAAAATGTAAAGCTGGAAAGGGTGAACGAGATCGAGGATGAGATCCACCATGATATGATGGCTGTGGTGCTGGCATTGTCAGAGCAATGCAATGATGAGGGAAAATGGGTGCATTTCGGTGCCACGTCAAATGATATGCTTGATACCCAGCTTGCCCTTCAGATACGGGACAGTATACAACTGCTACGCAGCAAAACAATAGCGGTCAGGGATGCTCTGGTCAACCGGGCCGATGAGCACAAACATACGGTCTGCGTGGGCCGGACCCACGGCCAGATCGGTGTACCCACAACGTACGGCCTGAGGTTTGCGGTATGGGCCAGCGAGATGGACCGGCACCTCACACGGCTGGACGAACTCACACCCCGCGCGACCGTGGGCCAGATGACCGGGGCAGTGGGTACCCAGGCTGCTTTCGGAAAGGATGGTATCGAGATACAGCGCCGTACCATGGAATACCTGGGGCTGGGCAGCGTTGAGGTATCCACCCAGATAATACAGCGGGACCGGCATGCAGAGTTCGTGATGTGGATGGCAAATACTGTTACCACGCTGGATAAGATATGCGTGGAGCTGCGCACATTGCAGCGCAGCGAGATAGCCGAGGTTGAGGAGAGTTTTGGCAAGAAGCAGGTGGGGTCGTCCACCATGCCTCACAAGCGCAATCCCATCAAAAGCGAGCAGGTGTGTGGACTGGCACGGATAGTCCGGGCCATGGTCGAACCTGAGTTGTTGAACAACACCCTGTGGGATGAGCGGGACCTGACCAACAGTTCCAGCGAGCGCATCATTTTCCCGGAAACCTGCGTGCTCACCGACCATATCCTGAAACTGGCAGAGGGGATTATTACCAATCTGCGGTTCTATCCGGAGAACATCAGGCGGAACCTCAACCTTATGAAGGGGCTCAACATGGGTGAGGCAGTGATGATAGAGCTGGCCAAGCGTGGTGTAGGCAGGCAGGAGGCCCACGAGATAGTGAGGAGCAGTGCCATGGAGGCCCATGAATCAGGGAAACATATGAAGGATGTACTGGTGTCAAAGCCTGAGGTTACTGAATATATCAGTGCTGATGAGATCGAGGGGATTATGGACCCGGAGGGGTATATCGGGACCGCAGTGGAGCAGGTTGAGGCTGTGGTGGGGCGGTTGAGGAAAAAGGATTAA
- a CDS encoding matrixin family metalloprotease, whose translation MNNIGVKMAESVLKTVVIYTFVLVTALAIATAFIFIPAYVHHVESHVPGGFDSLYLSKYSPYSTIVVEVDYQPGMEPDPKAMAALQEKLELYSQKQVVIYLNQEIGYDEVPILISGNDLFDLTNNLKQAHRDYRTGWLGGNITLYIMYLDTVWQPDNSEYSSNMPAYQYMTNTRVYSAGVTYAADSMIIFRDALTQEDTETTILLHELGHIWGLDHSNVSGDVMNSEFNVYNSVPLNHESGINQFPTNYSSGDTLRLTRLHESLHILPFF comes from the coding sequence TTGAATAATATTGGAGTAAAGATGGCCGAATCGGTGTTAAAAACAGTTGTTATTTATACATTCGTTCTGGTAACAGCCCTGGCTATTGCCACCGCGTTCATTTTCATACCTGCCTATGTCCACCATGTTGAAAGCCATGTACCAGGCGGGTTTGACAGCCTGTACCTTTCAAAATATTCACCTTACAGCACCATTGTGGTGGAAGTAGACTACCAGCCGGGTATGGAACCAGACCCAAAAGCCATGGCTGCATTGCAGGAAAAATTGGAACTGTATTCCCAAAAGCAGGTAGTGATATACCTGAACCAGGAGATCGGATACGATGAAGTCCCTATCCTCATCTCAGGGAATGACCTTTTTGATTTGACCAATAACCTGAAGCAGGCACACCGTGATTACCGGACAGGATGGCTGGGAGGAAATATCACCCTCTATATCATGTATCTGGATACCGTGTGGCAGCCCGATAATTCAGAATATTCCAGTAACATGCCGGCATACCAGTACATGACCAACACCAGGGTGTACTCGGCAGGTGTGACATATGCTGCTGATTCTATGATCATATTCAGGGATGCTCTTACCCAGGAAGATACGGAAACCACCATACTGCTGCATGAACTGGGGCATATATGGGGACTTGACCATTCCAACGTGTCAGGTGATGTAATGAACTCAGAGTTCAATGTTTATAATAGTGTACCGCTAAACCATGAATCTGGCATTAACCAGTTCCCTACAAATTACTCTTCAGGGGATACATTGAGACTTACCCGCCTGCATGAAAGTCTCCATATCCTTCCTTTCTTTTAA
- a CDS encoding DPP IV N-terminal domain-containing protein — MRSIEKTIVLFLILIVFAQSATCENPPTSPAQLKLTDNIAYEYDAAWSPDDSSIIYGMDGMYGSELWILNTDTLDKRLLLQSTDWVGEPDWGENGILYTSQYSFKRDRHLDIWIYDMNENWSRQLSTNKTDQKNPSWNNDGTKILYLGRVNYDYEIWTMNPDTSNNSRLTFFQTIVKTPAWSPDNKRIAYSSDGDIWIMDSDATNIIQLTNDEFEQKDPTWSPEGNWIAYATDEQGDFDIWVMRPDGTDKSILINESRDQTDPDWSHDGNKLLYTSYQDLNKDIWAAAIYIEPKPTPTPTLLPTQIIVDVDTKKNLSTMTIVAAVIGILVVLIFIRKIIKGRN; from the coding sequence ATGAGGTCAATCGAAAAAACAATTGTCTTATTTTTAATCCTGATAGTGTTTGCACAATCAGCGACCTGTGAAAATCCACCGACATCACCTGCCCAGTTAAAGCTTACGGACAATATTGCATATGAATACGATGCAGCATGGAGTCCTGATGATTCCTCCATTATTTACGGAATGGATGGTATGTACGGCAGTGAGCTATGGATACTGAATACCGACACATTAGATAAGAGACTTTTATTGCAGAGCACTGACTGGGTGGGCGAGCCGGACTGGGGTGAAAACGGTATACTATACACTTCGCAGTATTCATTCAAGCGGGACAGGCATCTTGACATCTGGATATATGATATGAATGAAAATTGGTCCCGCCAGCTGAGCACCAACAAGACCGACCAGAAGAATCCCAGCTGGAATAATGACGGCACGAAAATACTCTATCTGGGTCGAGTGAACTATGATTACGAGATATGGACCATGAACCCGGATACATCAAATAATTCCCGGCTGACCTTTTTCCAGACTATCGTGAAGACACCGGCATGGAGCCCTGATAATAAAAGAATAGCCTACTCATCCGATGGTGATATCTGGATCATGGATTCGGATGCCACAAATATAATTCAGCTGACCAATGACGAGTTTGAACAAAAGGACCCCACCTGGAGCCCTGAAGGGAACTGGATAGCATATGCAACTGATGAGCAGGGCGACTTTGATATCTGGGTGATGAGACCTGACGGGACTGATAAATCTATTCTCATCAATGAATCAAGGGACCAGACCGATCCTGACTGGAGCCATGATGGTAACAAGCTGTTATACACATCCTACCAGGACCTGAATAAGGACATCTGGGCTGCAGCCATATACATTGAACCTAAACCCACACCGACACCTACACTGTTGCCAACCCAGATAATAGTGGATGTGGATACAAAGAAAAATCTGTCCACGATGACCATCGTTGCTGCAGTGATTGGGATCCTTGTAGTGCTGATCTTTATTCGTAAGATTATCAAAGGCAGGAACTAA
- the purL gene encoding phosphoribosylformylglycinamidine synthase subunit PurL, with product MLPEKDLKIITETLGREPTYVEQGCFLNLWSEHCSYRSSAAVLKTFPTTGERVIIGPGDDAAIVRLEDGWVLAIGMESHNHPSYVDPYNGAATGVGGIVRDVISMGARPIALMDPLYFGPLDNEKNRYLFEHVIMGIAGYGNCIGVPVVRGEAYFHESFSGNPLVNVVCVGLAREDKVVTATAQKAGNKVVLLGSSTGRDGLGGASFASRDLSEESESQERHSVQIGDPFTEKLVMEATLEAVDKGLVLACRDLGAAGLAGASSEMAAKGELGIHIIADNVHLRDDTLTPFEILISESQERMVLEVEPGNVDAVLAIAEKYDLKANLIGEFTRETRYLVEYKGEVVADIPILFLCGGAPSSHVESRSVRRQPDTRKPPVPKDLKGIILRLLARPNIASKEWVYRQYDHEVQVRTLVKPGHDAGVLRIIDDKKGLALSCGCNPAHVEVDPYSGGAGAVIENVMNLATVGARPLALVDCLNFGNPERPEIFEQFRQAALGIGDAARTLGIPVVGGNVSFYNESDEFDTAIAPTPSIGMVGWVEDLGQIPGSTFRQSGDAVILVGDTKDELGASEYYAMLGEKEKGMPPSVPEELERTVNTLIRVIESGLVTSAHDISHGGLAIALCEMVGQAGAQVDVSGILPQADDILFSESLARILITTSQPHRVIDMLSGIPCKQLGTTGGEDLVIQVNDHEIHLSRSEIQEAGKSISHMMMD from the coding sequence ATGCTGCCTGAAAAAGATCTGAAGATAATAACAGAAACGCTTGGAAGAGAACCCACATACGTCGAACAGGGATGTTTTTTAAACCTGTGGAGCGAACACTGTTCATACCGCTCCAGTGCAGCTGTGCTGAAGACCTTTCCCACTACAGGTGAGCGGGTCATCATCGGTCCCGGGGACGATGCTGCTATCGTGCGCCTTGAGGACGGCTGGGTGCTGGCCATAGGTATGGAGAGCCATAACCATCCTTCCTATGTGGACCCGTACAACGGCGCAGCCACAGGTGTCGGCGGTATCGTGCGTGATGTCATCTCAATGGGCGCCCGGCCCATAGCCCTTATGGACCCCCTCTATTTCGGGCCGCTGGATAATGAAAAGAACCGCTACCTCTTCGAACACGTGATCATGGGCATTGCCGGTTACGGGAACTGTATCGGTGTACCGGTGGTCAGGGGAGAAGCGTATTTCCATGAGAGTTTCAGCGGCAATCCCCTGGTCAATGTGGTGTGTGTGGGACTGGCCCGCGAGGATAAGGTGGTAACTGCCACAGCACAGAAAGCCGGTAATAAGGTAGTACTTCTGGGTTCGTCCACGGGACGGGATGGTCTGGGCGGTGCATCGTTCGCGTCAAGGGACCTGAGCGAGGAATCTGAATCCCAGGAGCGGCACAGCGTACAGATAGGCGACCCGTTCACAGAGAAACTGGTCATGGAGGCCACTCTTGAAGCCGTGGATAAGGGACTGGTACTGGCATGCCGTGACCTTGGTGCAGCCGGACTGGCAGGCGCCAGCAGTGAGATGGCGGCCAAAGGTGAACTGGGCATCCATATCATCGCTGATAACGTGCATCTCAGGGACGATACCCTTACACCATTTGAAATACTGATCTCAGAGTCACAGGAACGCATGGTTCTGGAAGTGGAACCCGGTAATGTGGATGCTGTACTGGCAATAGCAGAGAAGTATGACCTGAAAGCTAACCTTATCGGCGAGTTCACCCGGGAGACCCGGTACCTTGTAGAGTATAAGGGTGAAGTGGTGGCAGATATCCCCATTCTGTTCCTGTGCGGGGGTGCTCCCTCATCTCATGTTGAATCCCGGTCCGTGCGGAGGCAGCCGGATACCCGCAAACCACCAGTACCCAAAGACCTGAAAGGTATCATCCTCAGGTTACTTGCAAGACCTAATATTGCATCCAAGGAATGGGTATACCGCCAGTATGACCATGAAGTACAGGTACGCACCCTGGTCAAGCCGGGTCATGATGCGGGTGTGCTTCGGATCATCGATGACAAAAAAGGACTTGCCCTCTCATGCGGCTGCAACCCGGCCCATGTTGAGGTCGACCCGTATAGCGGCGGTGCAGGTGCAGTCATCGAGAATGTCATGAACCTTGCCACTGTTGGCGCCCGCCCGCTGGCACTGGTGGATTGCCTGAACTTCGGCAATCCCGAGCGCCCTGAAATTTTCGAACAGTTCCGGCAGGCGGCCCTGGGTATTGGCGATGCGGCCAGGACGCTGGGAATACCGGTGGTGGGCGGAAATGTGTCTTTCTACAATGAAAGTGACGAGTTTGATACTGCCATAGCACCGACACCCAGTATTGGTATGGTGGGTTGGGTGGAAGACCTGGGGCAGATTCCCGGAAGTACGTTCCGGCAGTCCGGTGATGCAGTGATACTGGTCGGCGACACAAAGGACGAACTGGGCGCCAGTGAATACTATGCGATGCTGGGTGAAAAGGAGAAAGGTATGCCTCCTTCGGTTCCTGAAGAACTGGAAAGAACGGTCAATACTTTGATACGTGTCATCGAGTCAGGTCTTGTGACATCGGCTCATGACATATCCCATGGCGGACTGGCAATTGCCCTGTGTGAAATGGTGGGTCAGGCGGGTGCACAGGTGGATGTATCGGGGATATTGCCCCAGGCTGACGATATCCTCTTTTCCGAGTCACTTGCCAGAATTCTTATTACTACTTCACAGCCGCACAGGGTGATAGACATGCTCTCGGGTATTCCGTGTAAACAGCTTGGAACAACAGGCGGGGAAGACCTGGTCATTCAGGTAAATGACCATGAGATCCACCTTAGCAGATCAGAAATTCAAGAGGCAGGTAAGAGCATTTCACACATGATGATGGATTGA
- a CDS encoding TCP-1/cpn60 chaperonin family protein: protein MAGQLGGQPIYILREGAQRSRGKEAQNSNIMAARAVANAVRTTLGPKGMDKMLVDSMGDIVITNDGAQILKEMDIEHPAAKMLVEVAKTQDDEVGDGTTTATILTGELLKKAEEMLNQNIHPTIIASGYRMASERAKEILAGMVHKVSEDDEDMLLKIAGTAITGKGAESAKDKLAALAVAAVRSVVETTNGKKTVDRDDIKLQTKVGASVEDSELIEGMIVDKGRVHDNMPRQVENAKILLLNSAVELSKTEVDAEINITSPDQLQLFLDQEEKMLRDKVNLIVASGANVLFCQKGIDDMAQHYLAKAGIFSIRRFLKSDMEKMARATGGTVVNNMKEISESDLGFAGLVEERKVGGEPTTFITKCNNPKAVSVILRGGTEHVVKSVETAFEDATRVVGVVIEDGELLAGGGSPEVELALRLKEYAATLKGREQLAVNAFAEALEIVPRTLAENAGLDPIDKLVEMRSQHERGIKAAGLNVFTGEVIDMWNEGVVEPLRVKTQALNSATEAATMILRIDDVIASTRSAGMPPGGMPPGGMPDMDMDY, encoded by the coding sequence ATGGCAGGACAGTTAGGAGGACAGCCAATATACATTCTGCGGGAAGGGGCGCAGCGCTCTCGGGGCAAGGAAGCACAGAACAGTAATATCATGGCAGCAAGGGCAGTGGCCAATGCGGTTCGCACAACCCTGGGTCCCAAGGGAATGGATAAGATGCTGGTAGACTCGATGGGCGATATCGTCATTACAAACGACGGTGCCCAGATATTGAAAGAAATGGATATCGAGCATCCGGCAGCCAAGATGCTGGTAGAGGTTGCAAAGACCCAGGATGATGAGGTCGGCGACGGTACCACCACAGCTACAATTCTGACAGGTGAACTGCTCAAAAAAGCAGAGGAAATGCTCAACCAGAATATCCACCCGACCATTATCGCATCAGGGTACAGGATGGCTTCAGAGAGGGCCAAAGAGATACTTGCCGGAATGGTCCATAAGGTATCAGAGGACGATGAGGACATGTTGTTGAAAATAGCAGGTACAGCCATCACAGGCAAGGGTGCAGAAAGCGCAAAAGATAAACTTGCAGCACTAGCAGTAGCAGCAGTGCGCTCCGTGGTCGAGACCACAAACGGCAAGAAGACCGTTGACCGTGATGATATCAAACTGCAAACCAAGGTTGGAGCCAGTGTTGAGGATTCGGAACTCATCGAAGGGATGATAGTGGATAAAGGCAGGGTTCATGATAATATGCCCAGGCAGGTTGAGAATGCAAAGATACTGCTGCTCAACAGTGCGGTCGAACTCTCGAAGACCGAAGTCGACGCCGAGATCAATATCACTTCTCCTGACCAGTTACAGCTGTTCCTGGACCAGGAAGAAAAAATGCTCAGGGACAAGGTGAACCTCATAGTTGCCAGCGGTGCAAATGTGCTGTTCTGCCAGAAAGGTATCGATGATATGGCACAGCATTACCTGGCCAAAGCCGGTATTTTCTCCATACGCCGCTTTTTGAAGAGCGATATGGAGAAGATGGCACGGGCTACAGGCGGGACCGTTGTCAATAACATGAAAGAAATATCTGAATCAGACCTTGGCTTTGCCGGTCTGGTGGAAGAGCGAAAAGTAGGCGGAGAACCCACCACTTTTATCACAAAGTGCAATAATCCAAAAGCCGTATCTGTGATACTGCGCGGTGGTACCGAGCACGTGGTGAAAAGTGTTGAGACCGCATTTGAAGATGCAACGCGTGTAGTAGGTGTGGTCATCGAGGACGGGGAACTGTTAGCCGGTGGAGGCTCTCCGGAAGTGGAACTTGCCCTGCGCCTCAAAGAATATGCAGCCACTCTCAAGGGCAGGGAACAGCTCGCTGTCAATGCCTTTGCCGAAGCACTGGAAATCGTACCCCGCACCCTGGCAGAGAATGCCGGTCTGGACCCCATCGACAAACTGGTGGAAATGCGCAGCCAGCACGAGCGTGGTATTAAAGCAGCAGGTCTGAACGTATTTACCGGTGAAGTAATTGATATGTGGAACGAAGGTGTCGTCGAACCCCTGCGGGTCAAGACCCAGGCACTGAACTCTGCAACCGAAGCAGCCACCATGATATTGAGGATAGATGATGTAATTGCATCCACGAGGTCTGCGGGTATGCCGCCAGGCGGAATGCCACCCGGTGGTATGCCAGATATGGATATGGATTATTAA
- a CDS encoding CBS domain-containing protein codes for MLLPTPEDLKKQRISLNLTQNELARLAGVSQPLIARIEAGDVDPRLSTLNKIYNAFEGTQKERVLAVDLMHTPVIHTHPDSSVEEAVDIMEKEGFSQVPVIENGVPVGSISSDRVVHSMTERNTEKLSNMQVKEIMSGSFPTVSKDAVVITISHLLEQSHAVLVVEHGKVVGVVTRHDVMKLVHQKKG; via the coding sequence ATGCTCCTCCCTACACCAGAAGATCTTAAGAAACAGAGGATAAGCCTCAATCTTACCCAGAATGAACTGGCCAGACTTGCTGGTGTGAGCCAGCCCCTTATTGCACGTATAGAAGCCGGTGATGTAGACCCCAGGTTATCCACGTTGAATAAAATATATAATGCATTTGAAGGCACACAAAAAGAGAGAGTCCTGGCTGTAGACCTCATGCACACACCAGTGATACATACTCATCCTGACTCTTCAGTTGAAGAGGCTGTGGATATTATGGAGAAGGAAGGTTTTTCCCAGGTGCCTGTTATTGAGAACGGTGTGCCTGTGGGCAGTATTTCTTCTGACCGGGTTGTGCATTCCATGACAGAGAGGAATACTGAAAAATTGTCCAATATGCAGGTAAAGGAGATTATGTCCGGCTCATTTCCCACAGTCTCAAAAGATGCGGTGGTAATCACCATCTCCCACCTGCTTGAACAGAGCCATGCCGTGCTGGTGGTGGAACATGGTAAAGTGGTGGGTGTGGTCACCCGGCACGATGTGATGAAGCTGGTCCATCAGAAAAAAGGATGA